One Paraburkholderia aromaticivorans genomic region harbors:
- the lpdA gene encoding dihydrolipoyl dehydrogenase, with protein sequence MSKEFDVVVIGAGPGGYIAAIRAAQLGKTVACIEKWKNPAGTLKLGGTCLNVGCIPSKALLASSEEFENASHHLSDHGISVENVTVDVAKMMARKEGIVEKMTKGIEFLFRKNKITWLKGHGKFTGKTDAGVQIEVSGEGEAEVVTAKNVIIATGSKARHLPNIPVDNKIVADNEGALSFDSTPKKLAVIGAGVIGLELGSVWRRLGAEVTVLEALPEFLGAADQALAKEAAKQFKKQGLDIHVGVKVGEVTTTDQSVTINYTDKDGNAQKLEADRLIVSIGRVPNTDNLGLEAIGLKANERGFIDIDDHCATAVPNVYAIGDVVRGPMLAHKAEDEGVLVAEIIDGQKPHIDYNCVPWVIYTEPEIAWVGKTEQQLKAEGREIKTGQFPFMANGRALGINKADGFVKMIADAKTDELLGVHIISANASDLIAEAVVAMEFKAASEDIGRICHPHPSLSEVMREAALAVDKRALNM encoded by the coding sequence ATGTCCAAAGAATTTGACGTCGTCGTGATCGGCGCAGGCCCTGGCGGTTACATCGCCGCCATCCGCGCAGCGCAGCTCGGCAAGACCGTCGCCTGTATCGAAAAATGGAAGAACCCGGCCGGCACGCTGAAGCTCGGCGGCACGTGCCTGAACGTGGGTTGCATTCCGTCGAAGGCGCTGCTCGCGTCGTCGGAAGAGTTTGAAAACGCGTCGCATCACCTGTCTGACCACGGCATCTCCGTGGAAAACGTGACGGTCGACGTCGCGAAGATGATGGCCCGTAAAGAAGGCATCGTCGAAAAGATGACCAAGGGCATCGAATTCCTGTTCCGCAAGAACAAGATCACGTGGCTCAAGGGCCACGGCAAGTTCACCGGCAAGACGGACGCCGGCGTGCAGATCGAAGTGAGCGGCGAAGGCGAAGCCGAAGTGGTCACGGCGAAGAACGTGATCATCGCCACGGGTTCGAAGGCGCGCCATCTGCCGAACATTCCGGTCGACAACAAGATCGTCGCCGACAACGAAGGCGCGTTGAGCTTCGACTCCACGCCGAAGAAACTGGCTGTGATCGGCGCAGGCGTGATCGGTCTGGAACTGGGTTCGGTGTGGCGCCGTCTTGGCGCGGAAGTGACCGTGCTCGAAGCGCTGCCGGAATTCCTCGGCGCGGCTGACCAGGCGCTGGCGAAAGAAGCGGCTAAGCAGTTCAAGAAACAAGGTCTGGACATCCACGTCGGCGTGAAGGTCGGCGAAGTGACGACGACCGACCAGAGCGTGACGATCAATTACACGGACAAGGACGGCAACGCGCAGAAGCTCGAAGCCGACCGCCTGATCGTGTCGATCGGCCGCGTGCCGAACACCGACAACCTCGGTCTCGAAGCAATCGGCCTGAAGGCCAACGAGCGTGGCTTCATCGACATCGACGATCATTGCGCGACGGCCGTGCCGAACGTGTACGCGATCGGCGACGTGGTGCGCGGCCCGATGCTCGCGCACAAGGCAGAAGACGAAGGCGTGCTGGTCGCCGAAATCATCGACGGTCAGAAGCCGCATATCGACTACAACTGCGTACCGTGGGTGATTTACACCGAACCGGAAATCGCGTGGGTCGGCAAGACCGAACAGCAACTGAAGGCCGAAGGCCGCGAGATCAAGACGGGCCAGTTCCCGTTCATGGCGAACGGCCGCGCGCTCGGCATCAACAAGGCGGATGGTTTCGTCAAGATGATCGCCGACGCCAAGACCGACGAACTGCTCGGCGTGCACATCATCTCGGCCAACGCGTCGGACCTGATCGCGGAAGCCGTGGTGGCGATGGAATTCAAGGCGGCGTCGGAAGACATCGGCCGCATTTGCCATCCGCACCCGTCGCTGTCGGAAGTCATGCGCGAGGCGGCACTCGCTGTCGACAAGCGCGCGCTGAACATGTAA
- a CDS encoding sigma 54-interacting transcriptional regulator, translating to MRTTTKIEELDIYVWEGKADIVDRVARCMASFDVEVIRADDIAISPERTALRPSLAIISVSVIDSGALILHDWQAAHGIPVVWFGAAPREHDPATYPSEYSHILPLDFTCAELRGMVMKLVLQMRAHSAKTHESDAMIANSECMQALLHEVDTFADCDTSVLVHGETGVGKERIAQLLHEKHRRYGQGPFVAVNCGAIPDGLFESLFFGHSKGSFTGAVVAHKGYFEQADGGTLFLDEIGDLPLYQQVKLLRVLEDSAVTRIGSTTPVKLDFRLVAATNKLLPQLVKDGTFHADLYYRLAVIELKTPSLEERGAVDKIAIFKAFIAQIVGAERLAALSDLPYWLADAVADTYFPGNVRELRNLAERIGVTVRQIGVWDAARLQRLLALARTTQPVPAESVAEVLVDRSKWDMAERNRVLAALDANGWRRQDTALYLGISRKVLWEKMLKYQIFDEEPETRESE from the coding sequence ATGAGAACTACCACCAAAATCGAGGAACTCGATATCTACGTCTGGGAAGGCAAGGCCGACATCGTCGACCGGGTCGCGCGCTGCATGGCGAGCTTCGATGTCGAAGTGATCCGTGCGGACGATATCGCGATCTCGCCCGAACGGACCGCGCTGCGGCCGTCGCTTGCGATCATCAGCGTGTCGGTGATCGACAGCGGCGCGCTGATTCTGCACGACTGGCAGGCCGCGCACGGCATTCCAGTGGTCTGGTTCGGCGCCGCGCCGCGCGAACATGATCCGGCCACCTATCCGTCCGAGTACTCGCATATTCTGCCGCTCGACTTCACCTGCGCCGAACTGCGCGGCATGGTCATGAAGCTCGTGCTGCAAATGCGCGCGCACAGCGCGAAGACGCACGAGTCCGATGCGATGATCGCCAACTCGGAGTGCATGCAGGCGCTGCTGCACGAAGTCGACACCTTTGCCGATTGCGACACGAGCGTGCTGGTGCACGGCGAAACCGGCGTCGGCAAGGAGCGCATCGCGCAACTGCTGCACGAAAAACATCGCCGCTACGGGCAAGGCCCGTTCGTCGCGGTGAACTGCGGCGCGATTCCGGACGGCCTGTTCGAATCGCTGTTCTTCGGTCACTCGAAAGGCTCATTCACCGGCGCGGTGGTCGCGCACAAAGGCTACTTCGAGCAGGCCGACGGCGGCACGCTGTTCCTCGACGAAATCGGCGATTTGCCGCTCTATCAGCAGGTCAAGTTGCTGCGCGTGCTCGAAGACAGCGCGGTCACGCGCATCGGTTCGACGACGCCGGTCAAGCTCGACTTCCGGCTGGTGGCGGCGACCAACAAACTGCTGCCGCAACTGGTGAAGGACGGCACGTTTCACGCCGACCTCTACTACCGGCTTGCCGTGATCGAGTTGAAGACTCCGTCGCTGGAGGAACGGGGCGCCGTCGACAAGATTGCGATCTTCAAGGCGTTCATCGCACAGATCGTCGGCGCGGAGCGTCTCGCCGCGTTGTCCGATCTGCCGTACTGGCTCGCCGATGCCGTCGCCGACACGTATTTCCCCGGCAATGTGCGCGAGTTGCGCAACCTGGCCGAGCGCATCGGCGTGACCGTGCGGCAGATCGGCGTGTGGGATGCGGCGCGTCTGCAACGGCTTCTCGCACTCGCGCGCACCACCCAGCCGGTGCCGGCCGAGAGCGTCGCCGAGGTGCTGGTGGACCGCAGCAAATGGGACATGGCCGAGCGTAACCGCGTGCTGGCCGCGCTCGACGCAAACGGGTGGCGCCGCCAGGATACGGCGCTCTATCTGGGCATTAGCCGCAAGGTTCTGTGGGAGAAAATGCTCAAGTATCAAATTTTCGACGAAGAGCCCGAAACACGCGAAAGTGAGTAA
- a CDS encoding FAD-binding oxidoreductase: MIRNLPPKVSAAQFDRALAGWRSIVGEPQVVTSADGLAAYLDPFAPGEREAFSASAAVLPGSVDEIRAVLRIANQFRIPLWTVSTGRNFAYGGAAPRLAGSVVLDLHRMNRIIEVNEAMAYALVEPGVSYFDLYAYLRDKGYKLWVDPPAAGWGSVVGNTLERGFGYTAYGDHAASQCGMEVVLANGDVLRTGMGGIEIGTAWQLYQPGYGPSFDSMFMQSNYGIVTKLGVWLMPAPPAYLLGEIQFRHEADLEAIVEILRPLRLDETIRNHAVIEGGLRRAAGLSARAQWYDGPGAMPESAVTAMLEKLNVGRWNLHFALYGTPESIDTRHAIVQRAFARVPQARFLAARYAGDAQPTAGGDRNLAGIPAMSAFRMLDWRGGAGAHVDFAPVCPATGRDALRQYTMVKARAAEYGFDYYGGFTAGVRHLHHIFAAIFDRDDANQVEQAGALLRSLMSDARAAGYGEYRAHLAYMDFAAAQYSFNDGALLRLSETIKDALDPNGILAPGKQGIWPAAWRDRRGYT; the protein is encoded by the coding sequence TTGATTCGCAACTTGCCGCCGAAGGTGTCCGCCGCGCAGTTCGACCGCGCGCTCGCCGGTTGGCGTTCGATTGTCGGCGAGCCGCAGGTGGTGACCTCGGCGGACGGCCTCGCCGCGTATCTCGATCCGTTCGCGCCCGGCGAGCGCGAAGCGTTTTCGGCGAGTGCCGCCGTCTTGCCCGGCTCCGTCGATGAAATCCGCGCGGTGCTGCGCATTGCCAATCAATTTCGCATTCCGCTGTGGACCGTCTCGACCGGACGCAACTTCGCGTATGGCGGCGCTGCGCCGCGTCTCGCCGGGTCGGTCGTGCTCGATCTGCATAGGATGAACCGCATCATCGAAGTGAACGAGGCCATGGCGTATGCGCTGGTCGAGCCGGGCGTCAGTTACTTCGATCTCTACGCGTATCTGCGCGACAAAGGCTACAAGCTGTGGGTCGATCCGCCCGCGGCCGGTTGGGGCAGCGTGGTCGGCAATACGCTCGAACGTGGCTTCGGCTATACCGCGTACGGCGATCACGCGGCGTCGCAGTGCGGCATGGAAGTGGTGCTCGCCAACGGCGATGTGTTGCGCACCGGTATGGGCGGCATCGAAATCGGCACCGCGTGGCAGTTGTACCAGCCGGGTTACGGACCTTCATTCGATTCGATGTTCATGCAGTCGAACTACGGCATCGTCACCAAGCTGGGCGTCTGGCTGATGCCCGCGCCGCCCGCGTATCTGCTCGGCGAAATCCAGTTTCGACATGAAGCGGATCTCGAAGCGATCGTGGAGATTTTGCGGCCGTTGCGGCTCGATGAAACGATCCGCAATCACGCGGTGATTGAAGGCGGTTTGCGCCGCGCGGCCGGCTTGTCGGCGCGCGCGCAGTGGTACGACGGACCGGGCGCGATGCCTGAGAGCGCGGTGACCGCGATGCTCGAGAAACTGAATGTGGGCCGCTGGAATCTGCATTTCGCGCTCTACGGTACGCCTGAATCGATCGACACGCGCCATGCGATCGTGCAGCGCGCGTTTGCGCGCGTACCGCAGGCGCGGTTCCTGGCGGCGCGCTACGCGGGCGACGCGCAGCCCACGGCGGGTGGCGACCGCAATCTCGCCGGCATTCCGGCGATGAGCGCGTTTCGCATGCTCGACTGGCGCGGCGGTGCGGGCGCGCATGTTGACTTCGCGCCGGTATGTCCCGCGACCGGTCGCGACGCGTTGCGTCAATACACGATGGTCAAGGCGCGCGCCGCGGAATATGGCTTCGATTACTACGGCGGTTTTACGGCGGGCGTGCGCCATCTGCATCACATTTTCGCGGCGATCTTCGACCGCGACGACGCAAACCAGGTCGAGCAGGCCGGCGCGCTATTGCGTTCGCTGATGAGCGACGCGCGCGCGGCGGGTTACGGCGAATATCGCGCGCATCTCGCGTATATGGATTTTGCCGCGGCCCAATACAGCTTCAACGACGGTGCATTGCTGCGGCTCTCGGAGACGATCAAGGACGCGCTCGACCCGAACGGCATTCTCGCGCCGGGCAAGCAGGGCATCTGGCCGGCGGCGTGGCGCGACCGGCGCGGCTACACCTGA
- a CDS encoding DUF2147 domain-containing protein: MMQFTHRARAVALRTAKHAALAGVLLASAVTAMAQADSPVGTWQTIDDHTGQPKALVQISQDGSGAISGKVIKGLGANDQPDRRCTACTDARKDQPILGMTIISDLKKDGDAWDHGQILDPENGKLYKCKMHLEDGGNKLVVRGYIGVSLLGRSQTWIRQQ, translated from the coding sequence ATGATGCAATTCACACACCGCGCGCGCGCAGTCGCGCTTCGCACAGCCAAACATGCCGCGCTCGCCGGCGTATTGCTCGCCAGTGCCGTCACGGCCATGGCACAGGCTGACAGTCCGGTCGGCACCTGGCAAACCATCGACGATCATACCGGCCAGCCCAAGGCGCTCGTGCAGATCTCGCAAGACGGCAGCGGCGCGATCAGCGGCAAGGTCATCAAGGGGCTCGGCGCGAACGACCAGCCGGACCGCCGCTGCACCGCTTGTACCGACGCGCGCAAGGATCAGCCAATTCTCGGCATGACGATCATCAGCGATCTGAAGAAGGACGGCGATGCCTGGGATCACGGGCAGATTCTCGACCCGGAAAACGGCAAGCTCTACAAGTGCAAGATGCACCTGGAAGACGGTGGGAACAAACTGGTCGTGCGAGGCTATATCGGCGTGTCGCTGCTGGGCCGCTCGCAGACCTGGATTCGTCAACAATGA
- a CDS encoding DUF1571 domain-containing protein — translation MLKLLTALLIAGAAVLTTPVAFAQNDDTPPALDTANAVKAPSTPSSQVGKLTLDQQVKWLRAAQQSGAMEKLADAQLVALFQSLDPLALPRYIKEGPNGYPSYEFTMARSERIHGQWPDQPDHMLVRVAHDPLRIYAKWLPDGARAGQEIIYDESKRTDEMYGHLGGIMNVMPVWTSLTGALARAQSNHQVRDLGTEYIANQYLSEGKKYIEAGLPRSTQVEVKTVDGVRVVAFTFETPTGQPQFYAKKETLGLDLRHPYFRTVESYDNDGKIFEKIVFETITPKTFDDSTFDPKNKAYTF, via the coding sequence ATGCTCAAGCTCCTGACCGCGCTGCTAATCGCAGGAGCGGCCGTACTGACCACGCCCGTGGCGTTCGCGCAAAACGACGACACGCCGCCCGCGCTCGATACCGCCAACGCGGTGAAGGCGCCGTCCACGCCCTCCTCGCAGGTCGGCAAGCTCACGCTGGATCAGCAGGTCAAGTGGCTGCGCGCCGCGCAACAAAGCGGCGCGATGGAAAAACTCGCCGACGCGCAACTGGTCGCGCTGTTCCAGTCGCTCGATCCACTCGCGTTGCCGCGCTATATCAAGGAAGGGCCGAACGGCTATCCATCGTATGAGTTCACGATGGCACGTTCGGAACGCATTCACGGCCAATGGCCCGACCAGCCCGATCACATGCTGGTGCGCGTCGCGCACGACCCGCTGCGCATCTACGCGAAGTGGTTGCCCGATGGCGCGCGCGCCGGCCAGGAAATCATCTACGACGAATCCAAGCGCACCGATGAGATGTACGGGCATCTGGGCGGCATCATGAATGTGATGCCGGTATGGACCTCGCTGACCGGCGCCCTCGCGCGCGCGCAATCGAATCATCAGGTGCGCGATCTCGGCACGGAATACATCGCGAACCAGTATCTCAGCGAGGGCAAGAAATATATCGAGGCCGGCTTGCCGCGTTCGACCCAGGTAGAAGTCAAAACGGTCGACGGCGTGCGCGTAGTGGCCTTCACCTTCGAAACACCGACCGGCCAGCCGCAGTTCTACGCGAAGAAAGAAACGCTCGGCCTCGATCTGCGGCATCCGTATTTCCGCACCGTCGAGTCTTATGACAACGACGGCAAGATCTTCGAAAAGATCGTGTTCGAAACCATCACGCCGAAAACATTCGACGACTCGACTTTCGATCCAAAGAACAAGGCGTACACGTTCTAA
- the hfq gene encoding RNA chaperone Hfq — MASAESHPQNDFMNAARKERKRVEIYLVNGIRLTGCIESFDQYLVMLRTPVGLQGIYKRAISTIQLDTGTRPAPRAGRPSHGEHTTRGPHGSREPRDHREPREPREPRESYGAPSSDRPASDRSSGTSDGPVVVTRRRRLFGTGGDGGNHGGGNHGGGNHGGNGGGTQGGNGGGTQGGNGGSE, encoded by the coding sequence ATGGCTTCCGCAGAATCGCACCCGCAAAACGACTTCATGAACGCTGCGCGCAAAGAACGAAAGCGCGTCGAGATCTACCTTGTCAACGGCATCCGCCTGACGGGGTGCATCGAGTCGTTCGATCAGTATCTGGTGATGCTGCGCACGCCTGTCGGCCTGCAAGGCATCTACAAGCGCGCGATCTCGACGATCCAGCTCGACACCGGCACGCGTCCGGCTCCGCGCGCGGGGCGTCCCTCGCACGGTGAGCACACCACGCGCGGCCCGCACGGTTCGCGTGAACCGCGCGACCATCGTGAGCCGCGCGAACCGCGTGAACCGCGCGAGTCGTATGGCGCGCCGTCTTCGGACCGGCCTGCGTCGGATCGTAGCAGCGGCACGTCGGACGGCCCGGTGGTGGTTACGCGCCGCCGGCGTCTGTTCGGCACGGGCGGCGACGGTGGCAACCACGGTGGTGGTAACCATGGCGGCGGCAATCACGGCGGTAATGGTGGCGGCACTCAAGGTGGTAATGGTGGTGGCACTCAAGGCGGTAATGGCGGCAGCGAGTAA
- a CDS encoding transposase: protein MNPYRDINDEEWQRVAPLLPELRPRSELRGRPLANTRSVLNGVLWIMYSGATWSAMPRKYPSYQTCHRRFKVWYESGVLNRVMEQLFGAASEELCGLMEARMRTHVNEKPQSVEAEKAPVVAPAVYSPPTSQPLPSSPFAFHSPFKHAA, encoded by the coding sequence ATGAATCCGTACCGTGATATCAACGACGAAGAATGGCAACGTGTCGCACCGTTGCTTCCCGAACTGCGGCCGCGCTCAGAATTGCGTGGCCGGCCGCTTGCCAATACACGCTCGGTGCTCAACGGCGTGCTGTGGATCATGTATAGCGGCGCCACCTGGTCCGCCATGCCGCGCAAGTACCCGTCCTACCAGACCTGTCATCGCCGCTTCAAGGTGTGGTATGAATCCGGCGTGCTTAACCGTGTCATGGAACAACTGTTCGGTGCGGCGAGCGAAGAGCTTTGCGGCCTGATGGAAGCGCGCATGCGTACGCACGTGAACGAGAAACCGCAGAGCGTCGAAGCCGAAAAGGCTCCGGTTGTCGCACCTGCGGTGTACAGCCCGCCTACGAGCCAACCACTGCCGTCCTCGCCGTTCGCGTTCCATTCGCCCTTCAAACACGCTGCATGA
- a CDS encoding anti-sigma factor family protein, whose amino-acid sequence MNSDDYDSSLPEGLDLRALSAFVDGELPGAERAAIEAQLAQHPQAAARVAAWRAQKAALRVLCGAPQRSERHERDEQDTANEPAFIVLRRRTSWWQRVGVAACWLAAGAGLALALGPLAPRLTGGAWGGLGGSPPSFAERADIAYAVYTPERRHPVEVAANEEEHLINWLSKRLNRPLSVPSLQEYGYSLVGGRLLPGEAGPAAQFMYENTSGARLTLYVTGISRDETAFRLFRDGNRRTFYWVSDGMGYALSGPIAEGKLRTIAIDVCSALGGKPESWQ is encoded by the coding sequence ATGAACAGCGACGACTACGATTCCAGCTTGCCCGAAGGGCTCGATCTGCGAGCGCTGTCGGCGTTTGTCGACGGTGAATTGCCGGGCGCGGAGCGTGCCGCGATCGAGGCTCAACTGGCGCAGCATCCGCAGGCCGCCGCGCGCGTGGCCGCATGGCGCGCGCAGAAAGCCGCGTTGCGTGTGCTGTGCGGCGCGCCGCAGCGCAGCGAGCGTCATGAGCGTGATGAGCAAGATACGGCCAATGAGCCGGCCTTCATCGTGTTGCGCCGGCGGACGTCGTGGTGGCAGCGCGTGGGCGTCGCGGCGTGCTGGCTGGCGGCCGGCGCCGGGCTCGCGCTCGCCCTCGGGCCGCTCGCGCCGCGTCTGACCGGCGGCGCGTGGGGCGGTCTGGGCGGCAGCCCGCCGAGCTTCGCCGAGCGCGCGGACATCGCTTACGCGGTGTACACACCGGAGCGGCGCCATCCGGTGGAAGTTGCCGCGAACGAAGAAGAGCATCTGATCAACTGGCTCTCCAAACGGCTGAACCGGCCGCTCTCGGTGCCGTCCTTGCAGGAGTACGGCTACTCGCTGGTGGGTGGTCGGCTGTTACCCGGCGAAGCGGGACCGGCGGCGCAGTTCATGTATGAGAACACCAGCGGCGCGCGTCTCACGCTCTACGTCACCGGCATCTCACGCGACGAAACCGCGTTCCGCCTGTTCCGCGACGGCAACCGGCGCACCTTCTACTGGGTCAGCGACGGCATGGGCTACGCGCTGTCCGGGCCGATCGCGGAAGGCAAGCTGCGCACGATCGCCATCGACGTGTGCAGCGCGCTCGGCGGCAAACCGGAGTCGTGGCAGTAG
- the zapE gene encoding cell division protein ZapE encodes MNVTEYYEKELQTRGYQSDPAQRAAVDRLQRCYEEWTEYKSRRSNAFKKLLIHPDLPRGVYMWGGVGRGKSFLMDSFYMIVPLHRKTRLHFHEFMREVHRELEDLKGTADPLDELARRIAKRYRMICFDEFHVSDIADAMILYRLLDKLFENGVQFVMTSNYDPDTLYPDGLHRDRMLPAIDLIKAKLDVINVDAGIDYRQRTLAQVEMYHTPLGAAADKALRDAFARLAAVPDESPILRIEKRELKALRRADGVVWFDFATLCGGPRSQNDYLELASRFHAVVLSGVPQMSVRMASEARRFTWLIDVFYDHKVKLLMSAAVPPEELYMDGPMANEFTRTVSRIVEMQSKEYLDTPRRIVDTSLT; translated from the coding sequence ATGAACGTCACCGAATACTACGAAAAAGAACTGCAGACGCGGGGTTACCAATCGGACCCGGCGCAGCGCGCGGCGGTCGACCGTCTGCAGCGGTGCTATGAAGAGTGGACCGAGTACAAGTCGCGCCGCTCGAACGCGTTCAAGAAACTGCTGATCCACCCGGATCTGCCGCGCGGCGTGTACATGTGGGGCGGCGTAGGGCGGGGCAAGAGCTTCCTGATGGACAGCTTTTACATGATCGTGCCGTTGCATCGCAAAACACGCCTGCATTTCCACGAGTTCATGCGCGAAGTGCACCGTGAGCTGGAAGACCTGAAGGGCACCGCCGATCCGCTAGACGAACTCGCGCGCCGCATTGCCAAACGCTACCGGATGATCTGTTTCGACGAATTCCACGTGTCGGATATCGCCGACGCGATGATCCTGTACCGCCTGCTCGACAAGCTGTTCGAAAACGGCGTGCAGTTCGTGATGACCTCCAACTACGATCCGGACACGCTGTATCCGGACGGGCTGCATCGCGACCGGATGCTGCCGGCGATCGACCTCATCAAGGCAAAGCTCGACGTGATCAACGTCGATGCGGGTATCGACTACCGGCAACGGACGCTGGCTCAGGTCGAGATGTATCACACGCCGCTCGGCGCCGCCGCCGACAAGGCGTTGCGCGATGCGTTCGCGCGCCTCGCCGCGGTGCCCGACGAAAGCCCGATCCTGCGTATCGAAAAGCGTGAGTTGAAGGCGCTGCGCCGCGCCGACGGCGTCGTGTGGTTCGACTTCGCCACCTTGTGCGGCGGCCCGCGCTCGCAGAACGACTATCTGGAACTGGCGAGCCGCTTTCACGCGGTGGTCCTTTCCGGCGTGCCGCAGATGTCCGTACGCATGGCGTCGGAGGCGCGCCGCTTCACGTGGCTGATCGACGTGTTCTACGACCACAAGGTGAAGCTGCTGATGTCCGCTGCGGTGCCGCCTGAAGAGTTGTACATGGACGGTCCGATGGCCAACGAGTTCACGCGTACGGTGTCGCGCATCGTCGAAATGCAGTCGAAGGAATATCTCGACACACCACGGCGGATCGTCGATACATCGCTGACCTGA
- a CDS encoding sigma-70 family RNA polymerase sigma factor — translation MNFEAEVISWLPQLRRYARALTGDRAWADDLVQDTAERALARWAAFRPDSNLRAWLLTILRHLYIDQLRGRREIAVDDESAPWRNLEAPQGEVDGLVLRDLQRALYCLPVEQREVLLLVCVEELSYQEASRALGVPIGTVMSRLSRAREHMRALLTEGPAQGPARKSPPLKVVRNP, via the coding sequence GTGAATTTCGAAGCCGAAGTGATTTCGTGGCTCCCACAGCTGCGCCGCTACGCGCGCGCACTGACGGGCGACCGCGCGTGGGCCGACGACCTCGTGCAGGATACGGCGGAGCGCGCGCTCGCCCGTTGGGCGGCGTTCCGGCCGGACAGCAATCTGCGCGCATGGCTCCTGACGATCCTGCGGCATCTCTACATCGACCAGTTGCGCGGCCGCCGCGAGATTGCCGTCGACGACGAGAGCGCGCCGTGGCGCAATCTCGAAGCGCCGCAAGGGGAAGTCGACGGCCTCGTGCTGCGCGATCTGCAGCGCGCGTTGTATTGTCTGCCTGTCGAACAGCGCGAAGTGCTGTTGCTGGTCTGCGTGGAGGAGCTGTCCTATCAGGAAGCGTCACGCGCGCTCGGCGTGCCGATCGGCACGGTGATGTCGCGGCTCTCTCGCGCGCGCGAACACATGCGCGCGTTGCTGACGGAGGGACCGGCGCAGGGGCCGGCGCGTAAAAGTCCACCGTTGAAAGTAGTGAGAAACCCGTGA
- a CDS encoding DUF2968 domain-containing protein translates to MDRKSKLRQIAFAAFVAMWAVQGVNAQALSDSNASAGGGVVSQPGTTAALPATSQAGQAPNSALTPDEAKQSAAGNVAELQQMIHGSDLSELRTTYNGSYGASLLFYGKEMTYYVALFQQKNFWRVIKTQDAARADMIYKDFARQTVQLSDVEIRRTQLEAQKAFTERMIALSQDRANRLQADLDVARQQQTIVATQQQQTHAEALTLAQQKASAQDQLRATQRQVRDLQRQLESGLPSH, encoded by the coding sequence ATGGACCGAAAGTCGAAACTACGACAGATTGCCTTCGCCGCGTTCGTCGCGATGTGGGCAGTGCAGGGCGTCAATGCGCAGGCTCTGTCTGACAGCAACGCCAGCGCCGGGGGCGGCGTTGTTTCCCAGCCAGGCACGACGGCGGCGTTGCCGGCTACCTCACAGGCAGGACAGGCACCGAACTCGGCGCTCACGCCCGACGAAGCGAAGCAATCCGCGGCGGGCAACGTAGCGGAATTGCAGCAGATGATCCACGGCTCGGATCTGAGCGAATTGCGCACCACGTATAACGGCAGCTACGGAGCGAGCTTGCTGTTTTACGGCAAGGAAATGACGTACTACGTGGCGCTGTTCCAGCAGAAAAATTTCTGGCGTGTCATCAAGACGCAGGACGCGGCGCGTGCCGACATGATCTACAAGGATTTCGCGCGTCAGACGGTGCAACTGTCGGACGTCGAGATTCGCCGCACGCAACTCGAGGCGCAAAAAGCGTTCACGGAGCGGATGATCGCGTTGTCGCAGGATCGTGCCAACCGCTTGCAAGCGGACCTCGATGTCGCGCGGCAGCAGCAGACCATTGTGGCGACCCAGCAGCAGCAGACTCACGCCGAAGCCTTGACGCTCGCTCAGCAGAAGGCCTCCGCGCAAGATCAGTTGCGCGCCACGCAGCGGCAGGTGCGCGATCTGCAGCGCCAGCTGGAAAGCGGTTTACCTTCGCACTGA